A region from the Corylus avellana chromosome ca7, CavTom2PMs-1.0 genome encodes:
- the LOC132188401 gene encoding basic leucine zipper 43-like — protein MLSAYRVPLPVDTMFGNPFSAFDAGFTPWDCPQFLPTIQSPEPVISNCGSPTWEPDAFHSSKPVISSSGSDDPDPNQTPNHVNSNSNSGSGSDEPKPRRDVPPVDERKRRRMISNRESARRSRMRKQKHLENLRNQVNRFRIENRDLSNRLRFFLYHWHHVQTENNQLRSESHVLRHKLFEISRILAFRRLQQSTTAWPCNTATSEPIPPLIA, from the coding sequence ATGTTGTCCGCATATCGGGTCCCCTTGCCGGTGGATACCATGTTCGGAAACCCATTTTCGGCTTTCGATGCCGGCTTTACGCCCTGGGACTGCCCCCAATTCTTGCCAACCATCCAATCCCCTGAACCTGTCATTTCGAACTGCGGTTCTCCCACATGGGAACCGGATGCTTTTCATTCTTCCAAACCGGTCATTTCTAGTTCCGGTTCGGATGATCCGGACCCAAACCAAACCCCGAATCATGtgaattccaattccaattccgGTTCCGGTTCGGACGAGCCGAAACCTAGACGAGATGTGCCTCCTGTGGACGAGCGGAAACGGAGGCGGATGATATCGAACCGGGAATCGGCCAGGAGGTCACGCATGCGTAAACAGAAGCACTTAGAAAACCTAAGGAACCAGGTGAACCGGTTTAGGATCGAAAACCGGGACCTTTCGAACCGCTTGCGCTTCTTTTTGTATCACTGGCACCATGTACAGACAGAGAACAATCAGCTCCGGTCCGAATCCCACGTGCTCCGACACAAACTGTTTGAGATAAGTCGAATTTTGGCCTTCCGGCGACTGCAACAATCCACAACTGCATGGCCATGCAACACTGCTACGTCCGAACCAATCCCACCATTAATTGCATGA
- the LOC132188667 gene encoding growth-regulating factor 1-like — MNFGAGGLEGLMWPEGGGGASSKVSNPETKPKGLGSGLVKQKKSGPPEDDWKSSKIAKSESLSAYKTMPLHQATPLLRSNALSTADTRQQEHMLSFSSVKPEVPFLRKDGGLVEKSTHNSVFPYYHRTPSAYTRNVGYGSGSLNASMHVTFAGVRGPFTPSQWIELEHQALIYKYITSNVPVPSNLLIPLRRSLYPYGLSGSTAGSLPHNSLEWGSFHLGFSGNADPEPGRCRRTDGKKWRCSRDAVADQKYCERHINRGRHRSRKPVEVIQTGHAVTGTTNPKVIPMTSVSSSVIPSGGASNSLTITQHQFKNLQPGGAANPSADALVGRMQDPRGHSMMSSTTSLKSNESTFTISKPEIPLEELSQSLFGLVSTDSLHNPSLRASSINSKNYCSFLDFNDQETQDQNPLCQFIDDWPKDQSNRSVISWPEELRSDCTQLSMSIPMASDFSSSSSSPTEDKLSVSPLRLSRAFEPIQMNLGMSTELIEPTQNQTNWMPISWGTSVGGPLGEVLTNTTNSVKACKNSSALNLLIQGWDGSPQLGSSPTGVLQKAPFSSLSNSSSGSSPGAENKRSREGASLFDDVLGSTLASSSIPSL; from the exons atgaattttggGGCGGGGGGTTTGGAGGGTTTGATGTGGCctgaggggggagggggagctTCTTCCAAGGTCTCAAACCCTGAAACCAAGCCAAAGGGTCTTGGATCTGGGTTGGTGAAGCAAAAGAAGTCTGGGCCTCCTGAAGATGACTGGAAGAGTTCAAAAATTGCCAAAAGTGAAAGTCTTTCGGCCTACAAGACAATGCCGTTGCACCAGGCCACTCCTTTGCTGAGATCTAATGCTTTATCCACTGCTGATACTCGGCAGCAAGAGCATATGCTGAGCTTCTCTTCGGTTAAACCAGAGGTTCCCTTTCTCAGGAAGGATGGTGGGCTAGTAGAGAAAAGCACCCACAACTCAGTTTTTCCTTATTACCATCGCACACCTTCTGCTTACACTAGAAATGTTG GATATGGTTCTGGAAGCTTGAATGCAAGCATGCATGTGACCTTTGCTGGGGTTAGAGGACCATTTACTCCATCTCAGTGGATTGAACTAGAGCATCAGGCCTTGATCTACAAGTACATCACTTCAAATGTGCCTGTGCCATCCAATTTGCTCATCCCTCTTAGGAGATCCCTCTACCCTTATGGCTTGTCCGGCTCAACTGCTGGATCCTTGCCTCACAATTCAT TGGAGTGGGGCTCTTTCCATCTGGGTTTCTCCGGCAATGCTGATCCTGAGCCTGGGAGGTGTCGTCGAACAGATGGAAAGAAATGGCGGTGCTCCAGAGACGCTGTTGCTGACCAGAAGTACTGTGAAAGACACATAAACAGGGGCCGCCATCGTTCAAGAAAGCCTGTGGAAGTGATACAGACTGGCCATGCCGTCACTGGGACCACTAATCCGAAAGTGATACCGATGACTTCTGTGTCATCATCGGTAATTCCTAGTGGTGGTGCATCCAACAGCCTCACCATCACGCAGCACCAGTTCAAGAACTTGCAGCCTGGTGGTGCTGCCAATCCTTCTGCAGATGCCCTTGTTGGCAG AATGCAAGACCCACGGGGCCACTCTATGATGTCTTCCACGACCAGCCTGAAATCTAATGAATCTACTTTTACCATTTCAAAACCAGAGATCCCATTAGAAGAATTATCTCAGTCCTTGTTTGGACTAGTTTCTACTGATTCCCTCCATAATCCTTCACTTAGGGCCTCTAgcataaattcaaaaaactaTTGTTCGTTTCTAGACTTCAATGATCAGGAAACCCAAGACCAAAATCCACTTTGCCAATTTATTGATGACTGGCCAAAGGACCAATCGAATCGCTCAGTCATTTCTTGGCCTGAAGAACTCAGATCAGACTGTACCCAGCTCTCCATGTCAATACCTATGGCCTCGGACTTTtcatcatcctcatcctcaCCAACAGAAGATAAACTTTCGGTTTCACCTCTAAGGTTATCTCGTGCATTTGagccaattcaaatgaacttgGGGATGAGCACTGAGCTTATTGAACCGACCCAGAATCAAACTAACTGGATGCCAATCTCTTGGGGTACTTCAGTGGGGGGTCCTTTAGGTGAGGTCTTGACCAACACCACAAACTCTGTAAAAGCCTGCAAGAACTCATCAGCTCTTAACCTCTTGATTCAAGGGTGGGATGGCAGCCCTCAGTTGGGTTCTTCCCCCACCGGTGTCTTGCAAAAGGCGCCTTTCAGTTCACTCTCAAATAGCAGTTCAGGCAGCAGCCCAGGAGCTGAGAACAAAAGGAGCCGTGAGGGAGCTAGTCTCTTTGACGATGTGCTTGGTTCAACTCTCGCAAGTTCCTCAATTCCATCCCTGTAA